The proteins below are encoded in one region of Gambusia affinis linkage group LG07, SWU_Gaff_1.0, whole genome shotgun sequence:
- the gcnt7 gene encoding beta-1,3-galactosyl-O-glycosyl-glycoprotein beta-1,6-N-acetylglucosaminyltransferase 7, giving the protein MHQLEGRKCSFLFCLGVVTWSIIYWLSRTKLVGTPTSSRPFLIESKPTLAGIEKREHFCQNGKQINTLALPKNVGSYIHSTNLQCSNLIKELHFINATLSREEENYPLAFIITIHKELDIFVRMLRAIYMPQNVYCIHVDAKSTNEYHGAVQKLASCFGNVFLSSRSEKVAYAGFSRLQADLNCMKDLSASPIAWRKVINLCGQDFPIMSNLELVQYMQSTEWKDKNMTPGVKQPATMKHRTQFQHHEIVGSHVVPRVPRHTKPPPPHNLKIYFGTAYYALTRDFVDFVLKNQIAHDFLEWSKDTFSPDEHYFVTLNHLKEAPGSRIDGGWEGAIRAIKWRDQEGKMHDGCKGHYVRDICVYGIEDIPWIIENKNMFANKFEINTFPEALDCLEQWHRNKVLNQATVPINPSWLLCSHNNSINY; this is encoded by the exons ATGCACCAGCTTGAAGGCAGAAAATGTAGCTTCCTGTTCTGCCTGGGGGTTGTGACGTGGTCAATAATTTATTGGCTGAGTAGAACTAAACTAGTGGGAACGCCTACAAGCAGCAGACCTTTCCTCATTGAAAGTAAGCCCACCCTGGCTGGCATTGAGAAAAGAGAACATTTCTGTCAg AATGGGAAACAGATCAACACGTTGGCACTACCCAAAAAT GTGGGAAGTTATATTCACAGTACCAACCTGCAATGTTCAAATCTGATTAAAGAACTACACTTTATCAATGCAACTCTGAGTCGTGAAGAAGAGAACTACCCTCTGGCTTTCATTATCACTATTCACAAAGAGCTAGATATTTTTGTTCGCATGCTTCGAGCTATCTACATGCCACAAAATGTTTACTGCATACATGTGGATGCCAAGTCTACAAATGAGTACCACGGAGCCGTACAAAAGCTCGCCAGTTGCTTTGGTAACGTGTTCCTCTCCAGTCGCAGTGAAAAAGTGGCATATGCAGGATTTTCACGCCTGCAAGCTGACTTGAACTGCATGAAGGATCTCTCTGCCTCTCCAATAGCTTGGAGGAAAGTGATAAATTTATGTGGGCAAGATTTCCCAATCATGAGCAACCTGGAACTGGTACAGTACATGCAAAGCACTGAGTGGAAGGACAAAAACATGACACCTGGAGTCAAACAGCCAGCCACTATGAAGCACAGAACACAATTCCAGCATCATGAGATTGTGGGGTCACATGTTGTCCCAAGGGTGCCAAGACACACaaaacctcctcctcctcacaatttgaaaatttattttggaacaGCATACTATGCTCTCACAAGAGATTTTGTGGACTTTGTTCTGAAGAACCAAATAGCCCATGACTTCCTGGAGTGGTCCAAAGACACATTTAGTCCAGACGAGCACTACTTTGTGACACTCAACCACCTAAAAG AAGCTCCAGGCAGTCGTATTGATGGAGGTTGGGAAGGAGCTATCCGGGCAATCAAGTGGAGGGACCAAGAAGGAAAGATGCATGATGGTTGCAAAG gGCATTATGTTCGGGATATCTGTGTCTATGGGATAGAAGACATTCCATGGATCATCGAGAATAAGAACATGTTTGCCAATAAGTTTGAGATTAATACATTTCCAGAGGCACTAGATTGTTTGGAGCAGTGGCACAGAAACAAAGTCCTGAACCAGGCAACTGTTCCTATAAATCCATCATGGCTGCTATGCTCCCACAATAACTCAATTAACTACTGA